One candidate division KSB1 bacterium genomic window carries:
- a CDS encoding dipeptidase yields the protein MQPAQTLTGKLPVVLFFIVICAACAQMSEEQLVAKARDIHTRVLTIDTHDDIPFDFATAEVDPGVRDDRQVNIPKMLEGGLDAGFFIVYVGQTARTPENYEKAKADAMTKFNAIHRMAREMYPDKIELAFSAAEVERIHQSGKLVACIGIENGYVIGKDLSLLKKYHALGARYITLAHNGHNDICDSANPQKDFDDAEAEHNGVSEFGRQVIAEMNRLGIMVDVSHISKQAMLQATQLSQAPVIASHSSARALCDVPRNMDDEQLLALKKNGGVIQITAVSNFIKKPVPEKQQAEQKLREEMGLTSPASFEQMTREQEKEYNRRRKELDKTWPRATVKELVDHIDHCVKLIGVDHVGISSDFDGGGGIEGWDDASETFNVTLEMVRRGYSEEAIAKIWGGNLLRVWREVERVASLAMASTN from the coding sequence ATGCAACCCGCTCAAACCCTGACTGGCAAGTTGCCCGTTGTTCTCTTTTTTATCGTCATCTGTGCGGCATGCGCTCAGATGAGCGAAGAGCAACTCGTCGCTAAAGCCCGGGACATTCACACACGAGTGCTGACCATCGACACGCACGACGACATTCCCTTTGATTTTGCCACGGCGGAAGTCGATCCGGGCGTTCGGGATGACCGCCAGGTGAATATCCCCAAAATGCTGGAAGGTGGATTGGACGCCGGCTTTTTCATTGTCTACGTCGGGCAAACCGCCCGAACGCCGGAGAATTACGAGAAGGCCAAAGCCGATGCCATGACCAAGTTCAACGCCATTCACCGCATGGCGCGGGAAATGTATCCGGATAAAATCGAGCTGGCTTTTAGCGCCGCTGAAGTTGAGCGCATTCATCAAAGCGGCAAGCTGGTGGCATGCATCGGCATCGAAAACGGTTACGTCATCGGCAAGGATTTGAGCCTGCTGAAAAAATATCACGCGCTGGGGGCACGCTACATCACGCTGGCGCACAACGGCCACAACGACATCTGCGATTCCGCCAACCCGCAAAAGGATTTTGACGATGCGGAGGCGGAGCACAACGGCGTGAGTGAATTTGGCCGGCAGGTGATCGCAGAGATGAACCGGCTGGGTATCATGGTGGATGTCTCGCACATTTCAAAGCAAGCGATGCTGCAGGCTACGCAACTCTCCCAAGCGCCGGTGATCGCCTCACACTCCAGCGCGCGCGCACTTTGCGACGTGCCTCGCAACATGGATGACGAACAATTGCTCGCCTTGAAAAAAAATGGCGGCGTGATTCAGATTACGGCGGTGAGCAATTTCATTAAAAAACCGGTGCCGGAAAAGCAGCAAGCCGAGCAAAAACTGCGTGAAGAAATGGGACTCACCAGCCCCGCCTCCTTTGAACAGATGACCAGGGAGCAAGAAAAGGAATACAACCGGCGCCGGAAAGAACTGGACAAAACCTGGCCACGCGCGACGGTAAAGGAATTGGTCGATCACATCGATCACTGTGTGAAGCTCATCGGCGTCGATCACGTCGGCATCAGCTCCGATTTCGACGGCGGCGGCGGCATCGAGGGCTGGGACGATGCCAGCGAGACGTTCAACGTCACACTCGAGATGGTGCGTCGTGGCTACAGTGAAGAAGCGATCGCCAAAATCTGGGGCGGCAATTTGCTGCGGGTTTGGCGCGAGGTGGAGCGCGTGGCGTCTTTGGCGATGGCGTCGACAAATTGA
- a CDS encoding amino acid permease produces the protein MKTRQLSGIILSGPRVYFSMARDGLLFRWLGELHPKFRSPHRAILMQAIWSAILVGTGTYRELFTRVIYTERIFSALWPSARSCCAGG, from the coding sequence ATGAAAACGCGCCAGCTGAGCGGCATCATTCTTTCCGGGCCGCGCGTCTATTTTTCCATGGCCCGTGATGGCCTGTTATTTCGTTGGCTTGGCGAACTTCACCCGAAATTTCGCTCGCCGCATCGGGCGATTCTCATGCAAGCGATCTGGTCTGCGATTCTCGTTGGCACCGGCACGTACCGCGAGCTGTTCACCCGCGTCATTTACACCGAACGGATTTTTTCGGCGTTATGGCCATCGGCCCGTTCCTGCTGCGCCGGCGGCTGA
- the leuS gene encoding leucine--tRNA ligase, producing MSENRYDFKALEAKWRPYWEQIGLYKTGTDPNKPKYYVLDFFPYPSGDGLSVGHCRNYVPTCVIARYMRMKGYNVLHPMGWDAFGLPAENYAIKMKVHPAVTTKRNTDNYRRQMQLIEASYDWEREVNSSSPDFYHWTEWFFLLLFKRGLAYQAIGSQWWCPQCKTILANEQVEAGRCWRCDSEVTKKDLKQWYFKITEYADRLLADLDTINWPEPIKLMQRNWIGRSEGAEVVFTVKHTKHDHQIPVFTTRVDTLFGVTFLVLAPEHPLTMHLATPERKAEVEAYVEKSKRMSEIERMSTEKEKTGVFTGAYATHPVNGEQIPVWIADYVLMGYGTGAVMGVPGHDTRDFAFAKKYHLPIIEVISPDAKEHGVDQCFAEYGIMINSGAYSGLTSEAGMEKLCHDLAAKGLGKKQVTYKIRDWLISRQRYWGAPIPIVHCEKDGAVAVPEEQLPVLLPDLQDFEPTGDGRSPLAKVDSWVNTTCPKCGGPATRETDTMDGFACSSWYFLRFTDPCNDKAPFDPKKMNYWMPVDLYVGGAEHAVLHLLYARFWTKVMHDAGLVPFVEPFPKLRNQGMLLASDGQKMSKSLGNVITPDAVVAEHGVDATRAYILFLGPFEGESKWEETGIKGITRFLSRFWNLATETISSETKFAAKAGIDEKTFRRWMHKTIKRVSNDIENFQFNTAVAALMEYLNFLYDCRSENGAVAVPLDWWRKGIETFTRLISPIAPFIAEEIWQEVLGNKGRSVQQQPWLSYDESAIAEDEITIVVQVNGKVRDQVVAPVDIAEDQLKQMAISSERVKKFLDGKAVQRVIVVPQKLVNIVVR from the coding sequence ATGTCTGAAAATCGTTACGACTTCAAGGCGCTCGAAGCCAAATGGCGGCCGTATTGGGAGCAAATCGGTTTGTATAAAACCGGCACGGATCCGAATAAACCAAAATACTACGTGCTGGATTTCTTTCCCTATCCTTCCGGCGACGGGCTTTCCGTGGGGCATTGCCGCAACTACGTTCCCACTTGCGTCATCGCGCGCTACATGCGCATGAAAGGCTACAACGTTCTGCACCCGATGGGTTGGGACGCGTTCGGCCTGCCGGCGGAGAATTATGCCATTAAAATGAAAGTGCATCCCGCGGTGACGACCAAGCGCAACACCGACAATTACCGCCGGCAGATGCAGCTTATCGAGGCTTCGTATGATTGGGAGCGCGAGGTCAATTCGTCTTCGCCGGATTTTTATCATTGGACGGAATGGTTTTTCTTGCTGCTCTTCAAACGCGGGTTGGCGTATCAGGCGATTGGCAGCCAATGGTGGTGCCCGCAGTGCAAAACCATTCTCGCCAACGAGCAGGTCGAAGCCGGACGTTGCTGGCGCTGCGATTCCGAAGTCACCAAAAAAGATTTGAAGCAATGGTATTTTAAAATCACCGAATACGCCGACCGCCTGCTCGCCGATCTGGACACCATCAACTGGCCGGAGCCGATCAAACTGATGCAGCGCAATTGGATCGGCCGCAGTGAGGGCGCAGAAGTCGTTTTCACGGTCAAGCACACGAAGCACGATCATCAAATTCCGGTTTTCACGACGCGCGTCGACACACTTTTCGGCGTGACGTTTCTCGTGTTGGCGCCGGAACATCCGCTCACCATGCATCTTGCAACACCGGAGCGCAAAGCCGAAGTCGAAGCGTATGTAGAAAAATCCAAACGCATGAGCGAAATCGAGCGGATGTCGACCGAGAAGGAAAAGACCGGCGTGTTCACCGGCGCTTATGCCACGCATCCGGTGAACGGCGAACAAATACCGGTTTGGATTGCCGACTACGTGCTGATGGGTTACGGCACCGGCGCGGTGATGGGTGTGCCCGGCCACGACACGCGCGATTTTGCGTTTGCGAAAAAATATCATCTGCCGATCATCGAAGTCATCAGCCCCGATGCGAAAGAACACGGCGTAGATCAGTGCTTCGCGGAATACGGCATCATGATCAACTCCGGGGCTTACTCCGGCTTGACTTCCGAGGCAGGCATGGAGAAATTATGCCATGATCTCGCCGCAAAAGGTTTGGGCAAAAAACAAGTCACCTATAAAATCCGCGACTGGCTCATTTCACGGCAACGTTATTGGGGCGCGCCGATTCCGATTGTGCATTGCGAGAAAGACGGTGCGGTAGCGGTGCCTGAAGAGCAACTGCCTGTGCTGCTACCGGATTTGCAAGACTTCGAGCCGACAGGCGACGGCCGCTCGCCCTTGGCCAAAGTCGATTCGTGGGTCAACACCACTTGTCCGAAATGCGGCGGCCCGGCCACGCGTGAGACCGACACGATGGATGGCTTCGCCTGCTCGTCGTGGTATTTTCTGCGCTTCACCGATCCGTGCAACGACAAAGCGCCGTTCGATCCGAAAAAGATGAATTACTGGATGCCGGTGGATTTGTACGTCGGCGGCGCTGAGCATGCGGTGTTGCATTTGCTCTACGCACGCTTTTGGACGAAGGTGATGCACGACGCCGGCCTCGTGCCGTTCGTCGAGCCGTTTCCGAAATTGCGCAATCAGGGCATGTTGCTCGCTTCCGACGGTCAAAAGATGTCCAAATCACTCGGCAACGTCATCACGCCGGACGCGGTTGTGGCAGAGCACGGCGTCGATGCCACGCGCGCGTACATCCTTTTTCTCGGCCCGTTCGAAGGCGAATCCAAATGGGAAGAAACCGGCATCAAAGGCATCACGCGCTTTCTCAGCCGCTTTTGGAATCTGGCGACGGAGACGATTTCATCCGAAACCAAATTTGCGGCAAAAGCCGGCATCGATGAGAAAACCTTCCGGCGCTGGATGCACAAAACGATCAAGCGCGTGTCGAATGACATCGAAAATTTCCAATTCAACACTGCTGTTGCGGCGTTAATGGAGTATCTTAATTTTCTCTATGACTGCCGCAGCGAGAATGGCGCCGTTGCCGTGCCGCTGGATTGGTGGCGAAAAGGCATCGAGACGTTCACGCGCCTCATCTCCCCCATTGCGCCGTTCATTGCCGAGGAAATCTGGCAGGAAGTTTTGGGGAACAAAGGCAGGTCCGTGCAGCAACAGCCGTGGCTGAGTTACGACGAAAGCGCCATTGCCGAAGACGAGATCACCATCGTCGTGCAAGTCAACGGCAAAGTGCGCGATCAAGTCGTGGCACCGGTTGACATCGCCGAAGACCAGTTGAAGCAAATGGCCATCTCCAGCGAGCGCGTGAAAAAATTCCTGGACGGCAAAGCCGTGCAGCGTGTCATCGTCGTGCCGCAGAAGCTGGTGAATATTGTGGTGAGGTAG